One genomic window of Candidatus Minimicrobia sp. QA0096 includes the following:
- the ruvC gene encoding crossover junction endodeoxyribonuclease RuvC has translation MRIIGIDPGTGILGFGVIDFSRGKFKMVTAGVVTTPAHTPIDERLEEIFDSLTEIIAETNPDVMSIEKLFFARNVTTAISVAEARGVAMLTGRKAGMPIAEYTPLQIKQTLTGYGKADKKQVQEMVRLNLGLKDVPKPDDCADALAAAITHAAMNRV, from the coding sequence ATGAGAATTATCGGGATTGACCCGGGAACGGGGATTTTAGGGTTTGGTGTGATTGATTTTTCTCGTGGCAAGTTTAAGATGGTCACGGCGGGAGTTGTGACGACGCCGGCACATACGCCAATTGACGAGCGACTGGAGGAGATTTTTGATAGCCTGACAGAGATTATTGCCGAAACAAATCCTGATGTTATGTCGATTGAAAAGCTATTTTTTGCGCGCAATGTTACGACGGCGATTTCTGTGGCGGAGGCGCGTGGTGTGGCGATGTTGACTGGGCGAAAAGCCGGAATGCCGATTGCTGAATATACACCGTTGCAAATAAAGCAAACTTTGACCGGCTATGGAAAGGCTGATAAAAAGCAAGTTCAGGAAATGGTGCGCCTTAATTTGGGTTTGAAAGATGTTCCGAAGCCGGATGATTGCGCGGATGCTTTGGCTGCAGCAATTACACACGCGGCGATGAATCGGGTATAA
- a CDS encoding lamin tail domain-containing protein yields MKYLRNTLLMILAAALIMPSPLVLAEGVSGATQESKVDDVQTVDNSLKSAEEVKDPVVDKEQIDSNSPSQSSENSEILLENPSTNDSNENHVANEPPKPESNSESEPPKTDNSDKSTEENAPILISKISQDKKYVEIYNPTDQNVNLAGWKIEYYTGSGAKTVGKIFKDEVILANGFLVLSNDKTLADAIKFDNNLGLAQNDGSVVLSRSDGSVSDTVGWGNNSKSTGLPIKGGVKIVWRCFIDENIIDSKFLSGKNFNNQEVEPYSRPNCKTPDSKSESPKELNKCEGLKLSEIASNVDEQFIEIINSGEKTVITTGCKLTVGDSGVRENIGDIELNPGEFLTIKIKNTKLKLPKTKGKVYLLDEAGSKIDSTEYEKLSKSSSWSLIDDEWMQTFMITENSENIFKEYPDCQSGYERNVLGKCVKISVPPIEVSCPAGQYRHPETGRCRKIEVEKTITPCKDGYYRSEETGRCRSIASAAAKTLKPCPEGQFRNSSTGRCKKIASTDGIAKECPEGFERNPQTKRCRKIKSANMPTVGSAAAEVKQVAGATWGWWVFGGVSLLAVGYGVWQWRWEISQFVRKICESIKSANGK; encoded by the coding sequence ATGAAGTATTTGCGAAACACACTACTTATGATACTAGCCGCGGCACTAATAATGCCGTCGCCGTTGGTTTTGGCGGAAGGCGTTTCAGGTGCTACTCAAGAGTCGAAAGTTGATGACGTTCAGACTGTTGATAATAGTCTTAAATCGGCTGAGGAGGTGAAAGATCCAGTTGTTGATAAGGAACAGATCGATAGCAATTCACCTTCTCAATCAAGTGAAAATTCCGAGATTCTACTGGAAAATCCGTCTACGAATGACTCGAATGAAAATCATGTCGCCAATGAGCCTCCAAAGCCTGAATCAAATTCCGAATCTGAGCCGCCAAAAACAGATAATTCAGATAAAAGCACAGAAGAAAATGCTCCGATATTAATTTCAAAGATTAGTCAGGATAAAAAATACGTTGAGATTTATAATCCGACGGATCAGAATGTTAATTTGGCTGGTTGGAAAATAGAGTATTACACTGGATCTGGCGCTAAAACCGTTGGAAAAATTTTCAAGGATGAAGTAATCTTGGCGAACGGATTTTTGGTTTTGTCGAACGATAAAACGCTTGCTGATGCCATAAAGTTTGATAATAATTTAGGTTTGGCTCAAAATGATGGATCGGTCGTGTTGTCGCGTTCGGATGGGTCGGTTTCAGATACTGTTGGCTGGGGGAATAATTCAAAGTCTACGGGTTTGCCGATTAAAGGCGGTGTGAAAATTGTTTGGCGCTGTTTTATTGATGAAAATATTATTGATTCGAAATTTTTGTCAGGTAAAAATTTTAACAATCAGGAAGTTGAGCCGTATTCGCGACCAAATTGCAAAACCCCAGATTCCAAATCTGAATCTCCAAAGGAGTTGAATAAATGTGAAGGCCTGAAGTTAAGTGAAATCGCATCGAATGTTGATGAACAATTCATTGAAATTATCAATTCTGGCGAAAAAACCGTCATTACGACGGGCTGTAAATTGACAGTTGGCGATTCTGGCGTTCGTGAAAATATTGGTGACATCGAATTAAATCCTGGTGAATTTTTAACGATCAAAATAAAAAATACGAAGCTGAAATTGCCAAAAACAAAAGGAAAAGTTTATTTACTAGACGAGGCTGGCTCGAAAATTGATTCCACTGAATATGAGAAGTTATCGAAAAGCTCTTCGTGGAGTTTGATTGATGATGAGTGGATGCAAACGTTTATGATAACTGAAAATTCTGAGAATATCTTTAAGGAATATCCAGACTGTCAGAGTGGTTACGAGCGAAATGTGTTGGGTAAATGTGTGAAAATTTCCGTTCCGCCCATTGAGGTTTCTTGTCCCGCCGGTCAATATCGTCATCCAGAAACTGGCCGTTGTCGAAAAATTGAAGTGGAAAAAACTATTACGCCCTGTAAAGATGGCTATTATCGTAGTGAAGAAACTGGCAGATGCCGATCTATCGCATCGGCTGCGGCAAAAACTTTGAAGCCTTGCCCAGAAGGTCAATTCCGCAATTCATCTACGGGTCGATGTAAGAAAATTGCCTCCACTGACGGTATAGCAAAAGAATGTCCAGAAGGATTTGAGCGCAACCCACAAACTAAGCGATGCCGAAAGATAAAATCTGCGAATATGCCAACTGTTGGTTCGGCGGCCGCTGAAGTTAAGCAAGTCGCTGGTGCTACTTGGGGTTGGTGGGTATTTGGTGGCGTGAGCTTACTGGCCGTCGGTTATGGCGTATGGCAATGGCGATGGGAAATTTCGCAATTTGTACGAAAAATCTGCGAAAGTATTAAATCCGCTAACGGCAAATAA